The proteins below are encoded in one region of Kazachstania africana CBS 2517 chromosome 6, complete genome:
- the SSO1 gene encoding syntaxin (similar to Saccharomyces cerevisiae SSO2 (YMR183C) and SSO1 (YPL232W); ancestral locus Anc_6.258), translating into MSYNNPYDNSNSYAENYEMNSTTNSNDFVEFMDKINRINQNLNLYEDKINEIDNLHKQLLTAVNEDRELEIRHYLDDIVAQTTDLQYNLKYEIKDAQKLALHDTNKQAQSENSRQRFLKLIQDYRIVEANYKDENKEQAKRQYKIIQPEATDDEVEAAISDVGGQQIFSQALLNANRRGEAKTALAEVQARHQELIKLEKTMAELTQLFNDMEQLVIEQQENIEVIDKNVEEAQQDVEQGVGHTNKAVKSAKRARRNKIRCIIICFIIFAIVVVAVVVPSVVATGH; encoded by the coding sequence ATGAGTTATAACAATCCGTACGataattctaattcatATGCTGAGAATTATGAAATGAATTCTACCACTAATAGTAACGATTTTGTGGAATTTATGGATAAGATAAATAGAATTAaccaaaatttgaatttatatGAGGATAAAATTAacgaaattgataatttacaTAAACAATTATTGACTGCAGTTAATGAAGATAGAGAATTAGAGATTAGACATTATCTTGATGATATTGTTGCACAAACAACAGATTTACAATATAATTTAAAGtatgaaattaaagacGCTCAAAAATTAGCTTTGCATGACACAAATAAGCAGGCACAATCTGAAAATTCAAGACAAAGATTCTTGAAGTTAATTCAAGATTATAGAATTGTTGAAGCAAATTATaaggatgaaaataaagaacaAGCAAAGAGAcaatacaaaattattcaacCAGAAGCTactgatgatgaagttgAAGCAGCTATAAGTGATGTCGGTGGCCAACAAATCTTTTCACAGGCTCTTTTAAATGCTAATAGACGTGGTGAAGCTAAAACCGCCTTAGCTGAAGTACAAGCAAGACATCaagaattaataaaattagaaaaaacAATGGCTGAATTGACTCaattattcaatgatatGGAACAACTTGTCATTGaacaacaagaaaatattgaagtcATTGACAAAAATGTGGAAGAAGCTCAACAAGATGTTGAACAAGGTGTCGGTCACACCAACAAAGCCGTAAAGAGTGCAAAGAgagcaagaagaaataaaattagatgtattattatttgtttcatcatttttgCTATCGTCGTCGTTGCTGTTGTCGTTCCATCAGTTGTGGCCACTGGACATTGA
- the FAS2 gene encoding trifunctional fatty acid synthase subunit FAS2 (similar to Saccharomyces cerevisiae FAS2 (YPL231W); ancestral locus Anc_6.257): protein MKPEVEQELAHVLLTELLAYQFASPVRWIETQDVFLKDFNTERVVEIGPSPTLAGMAQRTLKNKYESYDAALSLQRQVLCYGKDAKEIYYTAEPALQEAKTEEPAATTHAATTPAPVAAPVAAPIAAPAPAGPVAEISDAPVTASLLLHVLVAQKLKKPLESVSMSKTIKDLVGGKSTVQNEILGDLGKEFGSTPEKPEDTPLEELAETFQDSFSGSLGKQSSSLLSRLISSKMPGGFTMTIARKYLQTRWGLPQGRQDSVLLVALANEPAARLGSENDAKAFLDSMAQKYASIAGIDLSAASAGAGGAGASASAGAAMIDAASLDELTKDHKVLARQQLQVLARYLKMDLNSGERKLLKEKDAVSELQSQLDFLTQELGEFYVSGLATYFSRKKARVFDSSWNWAKQSLLSLYFEIIHGVLKNVDREVVSEAINIMNRSNAALIKFMEYHVSHTDTSKGENYELAKSLGKQLIENCIEVLDVDPVYRDISKPTGPKTTIDKNGNIKYVEEPREKVRKLSQYVQEMALGGPLTKEAQSTIEEDLARVYKAIHAQADTDDVSDSTKLEFESLYSKLVKFLAESKEIDATQSTKSAGEIDDALDKDSTKEVAALPKKSTITQTVSSTIPRETVPFLHLKKKLPDGSWKYDRPLSKLFLDGLEKAAINGITFKDKYVLISGAGKGSIGGEILQGLLQGGAKTIVTTNTFNKPVMDYFQALYAKYGAKGSTLIVVPFNQGSKTDVEALVDYIYDDEKNGGLGWDLDAIIPFAAIPENGIELEHIDSRSEFAHRIMLTNIYRIMGCVKKHKSARGIETRPAQVILPMSPNHGTFGADGLYSESKLSLETLFNRWYSESWANQLTVCGAIIGWTRGTGLMSANNIIAEGIEKMGVRTFSQKEMAFNLLGLLSPEVSILCQKAPVMADLNGGLQYVKDLKEFTRKLRSDLTETAEIRKAVSIETALEHKIVNGANADAAYTKVEAQPRANIQLGFPTLKPYKEIKQIAAPELEGMLDLEKVIVVTGFSEVGPWGSSRTRWEMEAYGEFSLEGCVEMAWMMGLIKYHNGNLKGRPYTGWVDSKTNEPVEDKDVKKKYESYILDHSGIRLIEPELFNGYNPERKQMIQEVIVEEDMEPFEASKETAEQFKHEHGDKVDIFEIPDTGEYSVKLLKGATLYIPKALKFNRLVAGQVPTGWDAKTYGISDDIVSQVDPITLFVLVSVVEAFISAGITDPYEMYKYVHVSEVGNCSGSGMGGVSALRGMFKDRYKDEPVQNDILQESFINTMSAWVNMLLISSSGPIKTPVGACATAVESVDNGVETILSGKAKICIVGGYDDFQEEGSYEFGNMKATSNTLEEFEHGRTPAEMSRPATTTRSGFMESQGSGIQVIMTADLALKMGVPIYGIVAMTATATDKIGRSVPAPGKGILTTAREHHGSFKFPTPMLDIKYRKRQLIAREEQIKHWVENELELLKYEVDGVSAEDREEFFIERTKQIKLEAERQLKTAQAQWGNEFFKNDARIAPLRGALATYGLTIDDLGVASFHGTSTKANDKNESATINEMMRHLGRSEGNPVIGVFQKFLTGHPKGAAGAWMLNGALQILNSGVVPGNRNADNVDKLLEQFEYVLYPSKSIRTDGVKAVSITSFGFGQKGGQAIVIHPDYLYAAVNESRYNEYVKKANEREKFAYQYFHNGMIHNKLFVSKEHAPYTDELEESVYLDPLARVTPNVKESNNLVFTSKSIQNADTLTKDLQNKQTASLVNELTKEALSNNANSGVGVDVELIQSINIENDTFISRNFTENEIAYCRDQPSVQSSFAGTWSAKEAVFKSLGVKSQGSGAALKEIEITRSNGSAPEVSLHGHAKKLAQEAGITDVKVSISHDDFQSVAVAISTKK from the coding sequence ATGAAACCTGAAGTTGAGCAAGAATTGGCTCACGTCCTTTTAACAGAACTATTAGCGTACCAATTCGCTTCTCCAGTCAGATGGATTGAAACTCAAGATGTCTTCTTAAAAGATTTCAACACCGAAAGAGTCGTCGAAATTGGTCCTTCCCCAACTTTGGCTGGTATGGCTCAAAGAACtctgaaaaataaatacgAATCTTATGACGCTGCTTTATCTTTACAAAGACAAGTTTTATGTTATGGAAAAGACGCCAAGGAAATTTATTACACCGCAGAACCAGCTCTCCAAGAAGCTAAGACTGAGGAGCCGGCCGCCACTACTCACGCTGCTACGACTCCAGCTCCTGTTGCTGCCCCGGTTGCTGCCCCAATTGCAGCCCCGGCTCCTGCAGGTCCAGTCGCTGAGATATCTGATGCTCCAGTCACTGCATCCTTGTTATTACATGTCCTGGTTgctcaaaaattaaagaaaccATTAGAATCTGTGTCCATGTCTAAGACTATTAAGGATCTTGTCGGTGGTAAATCTACAgttcaaaatgaaattcttgGTGATTTAGGGAAAGAATTCGGTTCCACTCCAGAAAAGCCTGAAGATACACcattagaagaattagCTGAAACTTTCCAAGACAGTTTTTCAGGATCTCTTGGCAAAcaatcttcatcattacTATCAAgattgatttcttcaaaaatgcCTGGTGGTTTTACAATGACAATTGCTAggaaatatttacaaacTAGATGGGGTTTACCTCAAGGTAGACAGGACTCTGTCCTACTAGTTGCGCTAGCTAATGAGCCAGCTGCTCGTTTAGGATCAGAAAATGACGCAAAAGCATTTTTAGATTCTATGGCCCAGAAGTATGCCTCTATCGCTGGTATCGATTTATCAGCTGCTTCAGCCGGTGCTGGCGGTGCCGGTGCGAGTGCATCTGCTGGCGCCGCCATGATCGACGCTGCATCTTTAGATGAGCTAACTAAAGATCACAAGGTCTTAGCACGTCAACAACTACAAGTCCTGGCTCGctatttgaaaatggaCTTGAACAGCGGcgaaagaaaattattaaaggaaaaagatGCTGTATCTGAATTACAATCACAATTAGATTTCTTAACTCAAGAGTTAGGTGAATTTTACGTCAGTGGTTTGGCTACTTACTTTTCCAGGAAGAAAGCTAGAGTTTTCGATTCTTCATGGAATTGGGCAAAACAATCTTTactttctttatatttcgAAATTATTCACGGTGTCCTTAAGAATGTTGATAGGGAAGTTGTCAGTGAGGCTATCAATATTATGAATAGATCAAATGCTGCtttaattaaatttatGGAATACCATGTCTCTCATACCGACACTTCCAAGGGTGAAAATTATGAGTTGGCCAAATCTCTAGGAAAACAACTGattgaaaattgtataGAAGTCCTTGATGTTGACCCAGTCTACAGAGACATTTCTAAGCCAACAGGTCCGAAGACTACCATCGACAAAAATGGTAACATTAAATACGTTGAAGAACCAAGAGAAAAAGTTAGAAAATTATCTCAATACGTTCAAGAAATGGCTCTTGGTGGTCCATTAACCAAAGAAGCTCAATCAACtatagaagaagatttagCACGTGTTTACAAAGCTATTCACGCTCAGGCTGACACAGATGACGTTTCCGATTCTACTAAATTAGAGTTTGAGAGCTTGTACAGCAAATTAGTTAAGTTTTTAGCTGAAtccaaagaaattgatgcCACTCAGTCTACCAAATCAGCCGGTGAAATCGATGATGCACTAGATAAGGATTCCACAAAGGAGGTTGCAGCATTACCAAAGAAATCAACCATTACACAAACTGTTTCCTCTACTATTCCAAGGGAAACTGTTCCATTCTTACActtgaaaaagaagttaCCAGATGGTTCGTGGAAATACGACCGTCCATTATCCAAGTTATTCTTAGATGGTTTAGAAAAAGCTGCCATCAATGGTATTACTTTCAAAGATAAGTACGTTTTGATCAGTGGTGCCGGTAAAGGTTCTATTGGTGGTGAAATTTTACAAGGTCTATTACAAGGTGGTGCCAAAACTATTGTTACTACCAATACTTTCAATAAACCTGTTATGGATTACTTCCAAGCTTTATATGCTAAGTATGGTGCAAAGGGTTCCACTTTGATTGTTGTTCCATTCAATCAAGGTTCAAAAACAGATGTGGAAGCATTAGTTGATTACATctatgatgatgaaaagaatggTGGTCTAGGTTGGGACCTAGACGCCATTATTCCATTTGCTGCTATTCCAGAGAATGGTATTGAATTGGAACATATTGACTCTAGATCTGAATTTGCCCATAGAATCATGTTAACAAACATTTATAGAATTATGGGTTGCGTTAAGAAACACAAGTCTGCAAGAGGTATCGAAACTAGGCCGGCTCAAGTTATTTTGCCAATGTCTCCAAACCATGGTACTTTCGGTGCTGATGGTTTATATTCTGAATCTAAACTATCATTAGAAACATTATTCAACAGATGGTATTCAGAGTCATGGGCTAACCAATTAACCGTTTGTGGTGCAATTATTGGTTGGACCAGAGGTACCGGTTTAATGAGTGCTAACAACATTATCGCTGAGGGCATTGAGAAAATGGGTGTTCGTACCTTCTCTCAAAAGGAAATGGCCTTCAATTTGTTAGGTCTATTATCTCCAGAAGTTTCAATCTTATGCCAAAAGGCTCCGGTTATGGCTGATTTGAACGGTGGTCTACAATACGttaaagatttgaaagaatttacACGTAAGCTACGTAGTGATTTGACTGAAACTGCAGAAATTAGGAAGGCTGTTTCTATTGAAACCGCATTAGAACACAAGATTGTTAATGGTGCTAATGCTGATGCCGCCTATACAAAGGTTGAAGCTCAACCAAGAGCTAACATTCAATTAGGTTTCCCAACTTTGAAGCcatataaagaaattaaacaaattgCTGCTCCTGAATTAGAAGGTATGTTAGACCTGGAAAAGGTAATCGTTGTTACCGGTTTCTCTGAAGTTGGTCCTTGGGGTTCATCCAGAACCAGATGGGAAATGGAAGCCTATGGCGAATTTTCATTGGAAGGTTGTGTCGAAATGGCATGGATGATGGGCTTAATTAAGTATCATAATGGTAACTTAAAGGGGCGTCCTTATACTGGCTGGGTTGATAGTAAGACTAATGAACCTGTAGAAGATAAGGATGTCAAGAAGAAGTACGAATCTTACATTTTAGATCATTCCGGTATCAGATTAATCGAGCcagaattattcaatggtTATAACCCAGAAAGAAAGCAAATGATCCAGGAAGTTATTGTCGAAGAAGACATGGAACCATTTGAAGCCTCCAAGGAGACAGCTGAACAGTTCAAGCATGAACATGGTGACAAGGttgatatatttgaaatccCAGATACTGGTGAATATTCTGTTAAGTTATTAAAGGGAGCTACTTTATACATTCCAAAGGCTCTAAAATTCAATCGTTTAGTTGCTGGCCAAGTTCCAACGGGTTGGGATGCCAAGACATATGGTATTTCAGATGATATTGTTTCCCAAGTTGATCCTATTACTCTATTCGTTTTAGTTTCCGTCGTTGAAGCATTCATTTCTGCTGGTATTACTGATCCATACGAGATGTACAAGTATGTCCACGTCTCAGAAGTTGGTAACTGTTCTGGTTCTGGTATGGGTGGTGTTTCTGCTCTTCGTGGTATGTTTAAAGACCGTTACAAGGATGAACCTGTTCAAAATGATATCTTACAAGAATCCTTCATCAACACAATGTCTGCTTGGGTAAATATgttattgatttcttcttctggtCCAATCAAGACACCAGTTGGTGCTTGTGCTACTGCTGTTGAATCTGTTGACAATGGTGTAGAAACTATTTTATCGGGTAAAGCCAAGATCTGTATTGTTGGTGGTTACGATGATTTCCAAGAAGAAGGTTCTTACGAATTCGGTAACATGAAGGCCACTTCAAACACATTAGAAGAATTCGAACACGGTCGTACCCCTGCCGAAATGTCCAGACCTGCCACTACCACACGTTCTGGTTTCATGGAATCCCAAGGTTCTGGTATTCAAGTTATCATGACGGCCGACTTGGCATTAAAGATGGGTGTTCCAATTTATGGTATTGTTGCTATGACAGCTACAGCTACTGATAAGATCGGTAGATCTGTTCCTGCTCCAGGTAAGGGTATCTTAACTACCGCTAGAGAACATCATGGTAGCTTCAAGTTCCCAACCCCAATGCTAGACATTAAATACAGAAAGCGTCAATTAATTGCTCGTGAAGAACAAATTAAGCACTGGGTTGAAAACGAGTTGGAATTACTAAAATATGAAGTTGATGGTGTTTCCGCTGAAGAcagagaagaatttttcattgaacGTACCAAACAAATCAAGCTGGAAGCTGAAAGACAATTGAAGACAGCTCAAGCTCAATGGGgtaatgaatttttcaaaaacgaCGCACGTATTGCACCATTAAGAGGTGCCTTGGCTACTTATGGTTTGACCATTGATGATTTAGGTGTTGCCTCTTTCCATGGTACATCCACAAAAGCCAATGACAAGAACGAATCAGCAACTATCAACGAAATGATGAGACATCTTGGTAGATCTGAAGGTAACCCAGTTATTGGTGTTTTCCAAAAGTTCTTAACTGGTCATCCAAAAGGTGCTGCAGGTGCATGGATGTTGAATGGTGCATTGCAAATCTTAAACAGTGGTGTTGTTCCCGGTAATCGTAATGCTGACAATgttgataaattattagaacaatttgaatatgtTTTATACCCATCTAAATCAATCAGAACTGATGGTGTTAAGGCAGTTTCTATAACATCGTTTGGTTTCGGTCAAAAAGGTGGACAGGCTATTGTCATTCATCCAGACTATTTGTACGCTGCAGTTAATGAAAGTAGATACAATGAATATGTTAAGAAAGCcaatgaaagagaaaaatttgcatATCAATACTTCCATAACGGTATGATTCATAACAAATTATTTGTCAGTAAGGAACATGCTCCATACACcgatgaattagaagaaagtgTTTACCTGGATCCATTAGCTCGTGTAACACCAAATGTAAAGGAAAGTAACAATTTAGTTTTTACTTCCAAGAGTATTCAAAATGCCGATACTTTAACAAAGGATTTACAAAACAAGCAAACTGCTTCCTTAGTCAATGAACTAACCAAAGAAGCGCTCTCTAACAATGCTAACAGTGGTGTTGGTGTCGATGTTGAATTAATTCAAAGCATCAACATAGAAAATGACACTTTTATTAGCCGTAATTTTACTGAAAATGAGATTGCATATTGCAGAGATCAACCTTCCGTTCAAAGTTCCTTTGCAGGAACCTGGTCTGCTAAAGAAGCTGTATTCAAGTCATTGGGTGTGAAGTCGCAAGGCTCTGGTGCAGCGTTAAAGGAGATTGAAATTACCCGCAGTAACGGAAGTGCACCGGAAGTTTCTCTTCATGGTCATGCCAAGAAATTAGCTCAAGAAGCTGGAATTACTGACGTCAAAGTTTCCATATCACACGATGACTTCCAATCTGTTGCAGTCGCCATCTCTACGAAGAAATGA
- the NSL1 gene encoding MIND complex subunit NSL1 (similar to Saccharomyces cerevisiae NSL1 (YPL233W); ancestral locus Anc_6.259), with the protein MSQAKKVNVTSRQLRGIYAQLLESLELKSKQSLPQNDSLQREVQIHLTKYLEEVFEMSQNSLNIVDAADEDILGIIRETQDQFLEKFDLELNEKVRLTYQDWEDWIIKYSQLSVHGPDKLTEIYNEGKIKYLQDLDARIQDLSRREEEEEEEESLQDDSETATIHDEKLWRTYAKSLRSYVTAQERVPETREELDKLKHLIAFTNRP; encoded by the coding sequence ATGTCACAAGCCAAGAAAGTTAATGTCACTAGTAGGCAACTGCGAGGAATCTATGCACAATTATTAGAGTCATTAGAATTAAAATCGAAACAGTCATTGCCGCAGAATGATTCGCTACAGAGAGAAGTACAAATACATTTGACCAAGTATCTTGAGGAGGTATTTGAAATGTCACAGAACTCGCTGAATATAGTGGATGCTGCCGATGAAGACATATTGGGGATTATACGAGAGACTCAGGATCAGTTTTTAGAGAAGTTTGatttagaattgaatgagAAGGTGAGATTAACGTATCAAGATTGGGAAGATTGGATTATTAAATATTCTCAATTGAGCGTACATGGACCAGATAAGTTGACTGAGATATATAACGAGGGGAAGATCAAATACCTGCAGGATCTGGACGCGAGGATCCAAGATCTCTCACGACgggaagaggaagaagaagaagaagagtcATTGCAAGACGACAGTGAGACTGCGACGATACACGACGAAAAACTCTGGCGAACGTATGCTAAGTCGTTGAGATCGTACGTGACTGCACAGGAAAGAGTTCCTGAGACCAGAGAAGAATTGGACAAACTGAAACACCTGATAGCCTTCACTAACAGGCCATAA
- the USV1 gene encoding Usv1p (similar to Saccharomyces cerevisiae RGM1 (YMR182C) and YPL230W; ancestral locus Anc_6.256), giving the protein MSSTSSGGKKSKRTRKSFTCHGYGDCHMTFARAEHLARHVRRHTGEKPFECNVCFKHFSRVDNLKQHKETVHANVFIDEMSNNTPINIKNKRGKKNALYQDTIYLSRKNQVSPHITQRLQLPPIEQHLQSSFAPLKTLHDRAHHFPAVPTRENNQRNDGPVQTPPMLLLPNRTHDQYPTLDNIPRSQMTPLITLPPLREKQEMGTMHGRARNAQNYPTHNSYHDRQYFLLPINSVPPTQTQYSPFNNPDATNNSGNYTTVPISPRASYGTKNDLDSSTPYVNIAIKSEDAQVDLDKQKENKKRNSIGNLTT; this is encoded by the coding sequence ATGTCATCTACGTCTTCAGGTGGTAAAAAGTCTAAAAGGACTAGAAAATCATTCACATGTCATGGTTATGGTGACTGTCACATGACATTCGCAAGGGCTGAACATTTGGCAAGACACGTTAGGAGACATACAGGTGAAAAACCATTCGAATGTAACGTTTGTTTTAAACATTTTAGCAGGGTGGATAATTTAAAACAACATAAGGAAACTGTTCACGCAAATGtctttattgatgaaatgtCTAATAATACCCCCATTAATATAAAGAATAAGAGAGGGAAGAAAAATGCTTTATATCAAGATACCATTTATCTATCGAGGAAAAATCAAGTTTCACCACATATTACACAAAGATTGCAATTACCACCCATTGAACAACATCTACAATCATCGTTTGCCCCATTGAAAACATTGCATGATCGTGCACACCATTTTCCAGCCGTTCCCACTAGAGAGAAtaatcaaagaaatgatgGTCCAGTGCAAACTCCGCCCATGTTACTACTGCCAAATAGAACTCACGATCAATATCCCACTTTGGATAATATTCCCAGAAGCCAAATGACCCCCCTCATAACATTACCTCCATTGAGAGAAAAGCAAGAAATGGGAACTATGCACGGTCGTGCAAGGAATGCTCAGAATTACCCAACTCATAATAGCTACCACGATCGACAATATTTCTTACTTCCTATAAATAGTGTTCCTCCAACACAAACGCAATATTCTCCATTCAACAATCCAGATGCAACTAATAATAGTGGGAATTACACAACAGTTCCAATTTCTCCAAGGGCATCGTATGGTACTAAAAATGACCTCGATTCTTCAACTCCATACGTCAATATTGCTATTAAATCGGAAGATGCACAAGTCGATTTAGacaaacaaaaagaaaataaaaagcGCAACAGCATCGGTAATCTAACCACATAA
- the CET1 gene encoding polynucleotide 5'-phosphatase (similar to Saccharomyces cerevisiae CTL1 (YMR180C) and CET1 (YPL228W); ancestral locus Anc_6.254) translates to MNDFDDETDTDDEFGEVNFDDGMTFDYDKQDKDLPQKKQAEQNTKPSVTNKIAKPKLEAEPSMKIKPDSEKEVEEPPKISEGTTESASDNIQKKTSVDNIFEEKSSLQSKRNNVKKDLQVLNEISSNSKPNKYSNVPMWARKWKPTINALQNIDTKDFKVDPSILNIIPDDDLTKSVQDWVYATVYSIPADLRQFIEMEMKFGLIIDAKGPDRITPPISSQAIYTELDAHLTPNVDETLFKELNKYIRGLSELNENSGKFSVIESLSKDSVYRVGLTTQRPKFLRMSTDIKTGRVGQFIEKRHIAQLLLFSPKDSYDAKISINLELPVPENDPPEKYQSQTPISERTKDRVSYIHNDSCTRIDVTKVQNHNQGVKGRHTEVTHEIEIEINTPALLKSFDHITSDSKEYASVIRTFLNNGTLIRRKLTSLSYDIFEGQKK, encoded by the coding sequence ATGAACGATTTTGACGATGAAACAGATACCGATGACGAATTTGGTGAAGTTAACTTTGATGATGGAATGACATTCGATTACGACAAACAAGATAAGGATCTTCCTCAAAAGAAGCAGGCAGAACAGAACACAAAACCTTCTGTAACTAACAAAATTGCAAAACCAAAATTGGAAGCTGAAccttcaatgaaaataaaaccAGATAGTGagaaagaagttgaagaacCTCCGAAAATTTCAGAGGGGACTACAGAATCAGCTTCTGATAATatacaaaagaaaacatcCGttgataatatatttgaagaaaaatcatcattgcagtcaaaaagaaataacGTTAAGAAAGATCTCCAAGttttaaatgaaatctCATCCAATTCCAAACCAAATAAATATAGTAATGTGCCAATGTGGGCACGAAAGTGGAAACCAACAATAAATGCGCTACAAAATATAGATACAAAGGATTTCAAGGTCGATCCTTCTATTCTGAATATTATTCCAGACGATGATTTAACGAAATCAGTGCAAGATTGGGTTTACGCAACTGTCTACTCCATCCCAGCAGACTTAAGGCAGTTCATTGAAATGGAAATGAAGTTTGGACTTATTATAGATGCTAAAGGACCCGACCGTATCACTCCACCAATTTCATCACAAGCTATTTACACCGAGTTAGATGCTCATTTAACTCCAAATGTAGATGAAACCCTTTTCAAAGAGctaaataaatatattcgCGGCCTTAGTGAATTGAACGAAAATTCTGGTAAATTCAGTGTAATAGAGTCATTATCTAAGGATTCTGTGTATAGAGTGGGGCTCACGACCCAAAGACCTAAGTTTTTAAGAATGAGTACAGATATCAAGACTGGACGTGTAGGgcaatttattgaaaagagacATATAGCTCAATTGTTACTCTTTTCACCAAAGGACAGTTATGACGCCAAAATTTCCATCAACTTAGAATTGCCCGTACCTGAGAATGATCCAcctgaaaaatatcaatcaCAAACTCCTATTAGTGAAAGAACTAAAGATCGTGTGAGTTATATCCATAATGACTCTTGTACTAGAATCGATGTTACAAAAGTTCAAAATCATAATCAAGGTGTCAAAGGGAGACATACAGAGGTTACacatgaaattgaaatagaAATAAACACCCCAGCCCTTCTCAAATCATTCGATCATATTACTTCTGATAGTAAAGAGTATGCATCAGTCATAAGAACATTCTTGAATAATGGAACGTTAATCCGTAGAAAACTAACGTCATTATCatatgatatttttgaaggtcagaagaaataa